One genomic window of Myxococcus guangdongensis includes the following:
- a CDS encoding FHA domain-containing protein — translation MVSVNQLRPFASASLEAFRAASGPVALIQQPVDPVFRNVAQQLTGARTVGMAHRSRMTERLLAMLRDFDNLEVHFLNPKVDGEELTVGRSDCDLVVPDPSVSQHHATLRWSATTGGFQVRDAQSMNGTWINGAPLGFRAQVTLNDGDTLAFGDAQFLYLRAETVHEHLRLASPQPKP, via the coding sequence ATGGTGTCCGTGAACCAGCTCCGTCCCTTCGCCTCGGCCTCGCTGGAGGCCTTCCGGGCCGCGTCCGGTCCGGTGGCGCTCATCCAGCAGCCCGTGGACCCGGTCTTCCGGAACGTCGCCCAGCAGCTGACGGGCGCTCGCACGGTGGGCATGGCGCACCGCTCGCGCATGACGGAGCGGCTGCTCGCGATGCTCCGCGACTTCGACAACCTGGAGGTCCACTTCCTGAACCCCAAGGTGGATGGGGAGGAGCTCACCGTGGGGCGCTCGGACTGCGACCTGGTGGTGCCGGACCCGTCCGTGTCGCAGCACCACGCGACGCTGCGGTGGAGCGCGACCACGGGTGGATTCCAGGTGCGGGACGCGCAGTCGATGAACGGCACGTGGATCAACGGCGCGCCGCTGGGCTTCCGCGCGCAGGTGACGCTCAACGACGGGGACACGCTGGCGTTCGGCGACGCGCAGTTCCTCTACCTGCGCGCGGAGACGGTGCACGAGCACCTGCGACTGGCGAGCCCCCAGCCGAAGCCCTGA
- a CDS encoding NAD-dependent epimerase/dehydratase family protein, which yields MRVLVTGAAGFIGHHVSAKLLARGDTVIGVDNLDPSGDVALKRARLARLHSLPGAERFTCHEVDIMQAPALARIFQQEHPERVIHLAARVGVREAGASASSYVDANVVGWLHLLEQGRAAGVSHLVYASSSSVYGADTPPPFPESARADHPLNVYSATKRAGELLAHTYSHLHGLPTSGLRFFTVYGPWGRPDMAPLRFLRALREGRVIDLYGEGRMLRDFTFVGDVAEAVLRVLDRPPAGSPPYRLLNVGRGEPISVRDFVAVLERLLGTRAVLKLLPAQAGEMDSTWADPTALERETGFRPRVSVDEGLAALVAWAREHPLS from the coding sequence ATGCGGGTCCTCGTCACGGGCGCAGCGGGCTTCATCGGTCACCACGTCAGCGCGAAGCTGCTCGCCCGAGGTGACACCGTCATCGGCGTGGACAACCTGGACCCGTCCGGAGACGTCGCCCTCAAGCGCGCCCGACTGGCCCGGCTCCACTCCCTCCCCGGCGCGGAGCGCTTCACCTGTCACGAGGTGGACATCATGCAGGCTCCCGCGCTCGCGAGAATCTTCCAGCAAGAGCACCCCGAGCGAGTCATCCATCTCGCCGCGCGAGTCGGCGTGCGAGAGGCCGGGGCCTCCGCTTCGTCCTACGTGGACGCGAACGTCGTGGGCTGGCTCCACCTCCTGGAGCAGGGCCGCGCCGCGGGTGTCTCGCACCTCGTCTACGCCTCCTCGAGTTCCGTGTACGGCGCGGACACGCCGCCTCCCTTCCCTGAGAGCGCCCGGGCCGACCATCCCCTCAATGTCTACTCCGCGACCAAGCGCGCCGGAGAGCTGCTGGCCCACACGTACAGCCACCTCCACGGACTGCCCACCAGTGGCCTGCGCTTCTTCACCGTGTACGGCCCCTGGGGACGCCCGGACATGGCGCCGCTGCGCTTCCTGCGCGCGCTGAGAGAAGGCCGCGTCATCGACCTGTACGGCGAGGGACGCATGCTGCGCGACTTCACCTTCGTGGGGGACGTGGCGGAGGCGGTGCTGCGTGTCCTCGACCGACCTCCCGCGGGGAGCCCCCCGTATCGACTGCTCAACGTGGGACGCGGCGAGCCCATCTCCGTCAGGGACTTCGTCGCCGTGCTGGAGCGGCTCCTGGGGACGCGGGCCGTGCTGAAGCTGTTGCCCGCCCAGGCCGGGGAGATGGACTCGACCTGGGCGGACCCCACCGCCCTCGAGCGTGAGACGGGCTTTCGCCCCCGTGTGTCCGTGGACGAGGGGCTCGCGGCGCTCGTCGCCTGGGCGCGCGAGCACCCCCTCTCCTGA
- a CDS encoding ATP-binding cassette domain-containing protein: MSSLRAHRVSYAYSDAVSVLSEVDFHLPAGWTGLVGANGAGKSTLLRLLAGELTPTEGHLQFEPPSPTLRLCRQEVEALTPDITEFAESWDSLARRLHGQLGLDVSALERWSTLSPGERKRWQVGAALAAEPHVLLLDEPTNHLDAEARAWLVSALKRFKGVGVVVSHDRPLLESLTTGTLRVQGGDARLWPGAYSAAKQHWEAEREAELGAYQQARAEQKRAARMLDQARREQASADAGRSTRKRLKDKNDNDARSMGASVVAGWAENHAGRRVGILRRELERVSEAVGEFHADKTMGRSIFVDYVRSPNPWLITVDVPELRVGDVPLLGPVKLSVGREARVRIEGPNGAGKSTLVRALLENTRVPRERILYLPQDVGAEEARATLDAVRALPPEEKGRVLSLVAALGVDPERLLGSEQPSPGEVRKLLIARGLGQHAWALVLDEPTNHLDLPSIERLEAALREYPGALLLVSHDSAFARACTTECWRVEHGQVEVTSG; encoded by the coding sequence ATGTCATCCCTCCGCGCGCACCGCGTGTCGTACGCCTATTCCGACGCTGTCTCCGTCCTCTCCGAAGTCGACTTCCACCTGCCCGCTGGCTGGACAGGGCTCGTGGGCGCCAATGGTGCTGGCAAGTCCACGCTCCTCCGCCTGCTGGCCGGAGAGCTGACACCCACCGAGGGGCACCTCCAGTTCGAGCCGCCCTCCCCCACCCTGCGGCTGTGCCGGCAGGAGGTCGAGGCGCTCACGCCCGACATCACCGAGTTCGCCGAGTCCTGGGACTCGCTCGCGCGGCGGCTGCATGGGCAGCTGGGATTGGATGTCTCCGCGTTGGAGCGTTGGTCCACGCTGTCACCAGGGGAGCGCAAGCGCTGGCAGGTGGGCGCGGCGCTCGCGGCCGAGCCGCACGTGCTGCTGCTCGACGAGCCCACCAACCACCTGGACGCCGAGGCCCGGGCCTGGCTCGTCTCCGCGCTCAAGCGCTTCAAGGGCGTGGGCGTGGTGGTGTCGCATGACCGGCCGCTGCTCGAGTCGCTCACCACGGGCACCTTGCGTGTGCAGGGTGGCGACGCGCGGCTGTGGCCCGGGGCCTACTCCGCGGCGAAGCAGCACTGGGAGGCCGAGCGTGAGGCGGAGCTGGGCGCCTATCAACAGGCCCGCGCGGAGCAGAAACGCGCGGCCCGGATGCTGGACCAGGCCCGGCGAGAGCAGGCCTCCGCGGACGCGGGGCGCAGCACCCGCAAGCGGCTCAAGGACAAGAACGACAACGACGCGCGCTCCATGGGCGCGTCCGTCGTCGCCGGCTGGGCGGAGAACCATGCGGGCCGCCGCGTGGGCATCCTCCGTCGGGAGCTCGAGCGCGTCAGCGAGGCGGTGGGCGAGTTCCACGCGGACAAGACGATGGGGCGCTCCATCTTCGTCGACTACGTTCGCTCGCCCAACCCGTGGCTCATCACGGTGGACGTACCGGAGCTGCGCGTCGGGGACGTGCCGCTGCTGGGCCCGGTGAAGTTGTCGGTGGGCCGCGAGGCGCGCGTGCGCATCGAGGGCCCCAACGGGGCGGGCAAGAGCACCCTGGTGCGCGCGCTGCTCGAGAACACCCGCGTTCCGCGCGAGCGCATCCTGTACCTGCCGCAGGACGTGGGCGCCGAGGAGGCCCGGGCCACCCTGGACGCGGTGCGCGCGCTGCCTCCCGAGGAGAAGGGCCGCGTGTTGTCGCTCGTGGCCGCGCTCGGCGTGGACCCGGAGCGACTGCTCGGCTCGGAGCAGCCGTCCCCCGGTGAGGTGCGCAAGCTGCTCATCGCGCGGGGCTTGGGACAGCACGCCTGGGCGCTGGTGCTCGACGAGCCCACCAACCATCTGGACCTGCCCTCCATCGAGCGACTGGAGGCGGCCCTGCGCGAGTACCCCGGCGCGCTGCTGCTGGTGAGTCACGACTCCGCCTTCGCGCGCGCCTGCACCACCGAGTGCTGGCGCGTGGAGCACGGCCAGGTGGAGGTCACGAGCGGGTGA
- a CDS encoding SPFH domain-containing protein: MDAGTVVLLLAVVGALGFLLYTCVRIVPQAKVMVVERLGKFHDVATSGLNILIPFIDSPRPIEMRTGNRYMRSTMVDLREQVMGFETVQVITHDNVNMEVGSVIYYQIVDPAKALYQVENLALAIEQLTMTNLRNVMGGLTLDQTLTSRETVNTRLRMVLDEATEKWGVKVTRVELREIEPPQAIKSAMAKQMTAERERRAEVTKAEGDKAAAILQAEGEKISRILRAEAERDAEIARAEGHKRATMLEAEGKAEATRLTFEAIHNGRATPEILALRYMETLQEMSKGDNKMFIPYEATATLGAVSALKEVFFKDEEATKAKVPAQRQAPTAAALSAQAIARGNVLSESATLAGVPAVPPRRPRPPSEQDE; the protein is encoded by the coding sequence ATGGACGCAGGGACGGTTGTACTTCTACTCGCCGTGGTGGGCGCGCTGGGCTTCCTGCTCTACACCTGCGTGCGCATCGTTCCCCAGGCCAAGGTCATGGTGGTGGAGCGTCTGGGCAAGTTCCACGACGTGGCCACCAGCGGCCTCAACATCCTCATCCCGTTCATCGACAGCCCCCGCCCCATCGAGATGCGCACGGGCAACCGCTACATGCGCAGCACCATGGTGGACCTGCGTGAGCAGGTCATGGGCTTCGAGACGGTGCAGGTCATCACCCACGACAACGTCAACATGGAGGTCGGCTCGGTCATCTACTACCAGATCGTCGACCCCGCGAAGGCGCTGTACCAGGTGGAGAACCTGGCGCTGGCCATCGAGCAGCTCACCATGACGAACCTGCGCAACGTCATGGGCGGCCTGACGCTGGACCAGACGTTGACCAGCCGCGAGACGGTGAACACGCGTCTGCGCATGGTGCTGGACGAGGCCACGGAGAAGTGGGGCGTGAAGGTGACGCGCGTGGAGCTGCGTGAAATCGAGCCGCCCCAGGCCATCAAGTCCGCCATGGCCAAGCAGATGACCGCCGAGCGCGAGCGCCGCGCCGAGGTGACCAAGGCCGAGGGTGACAAGGCCGCCGCCATCCTCCAGGCCGAGGGCGAGAAGATCTCCCGCATCCTGCGCGCCGAGGCCGAGCGCGACGCGGAGATCGCCCGCGCCGAGGGCCACAAGCGCGCCACCATGCTGGAGGCCGAGGGCAAGGCGGAGGCCACGCGCCTCACCTTCGAGGCCATCCACAATGGCCGCGCCACCCCTGAGATCCTCGCGCTGCGCTACATGGAGACCCTCCAGGAGATGAGCAAGGGGGACAACAAGATGTTCATCCCCTACGAGGCCACCGCCACGCTCGGCGCCGTCTCCGCGCTCAAGGAGGTCTTCTTCAAGGACGAGGAGGCCACCAAGGCGAAGGTTCCCGCCCAGCGTCAGGCGCCCACCGCCGCGGCCCTCAGCGCGCAGGCGATTGCCCGGGGCAACGTGCTCTCCGAGTCCGCCACGCTCGCCGGCGTCCCCGCCGTGCCGCCGCGGCGCCCTCGCCCGCCCTCCGAGCAGGACGAGTAG
- a CDS encoding NfeD family protein, whose protein sequence is MDLFPSAWQLWIAAALVFGVLELKLTGFGLVWFSAGALVASLAAALGLTFLLQLALFSVVAIGLIAASRTLFKNLFMRDASHLKTGIEAMVGQEAVVTEAIDAPHGGTVRINGELWMARSLTGAILAGELVTVEQVEGLKLWVRRPSATMSSVPPGGQNQEKR, encoded by the coding sequence ATGGACCTGTTCCCCTCCGCCTGGCAACTCTGGATTGCCGCCGCCCTCGTCTTCGGGGTGCTGGAGCTCAAGCTCACCGGCTTCGGGCTCGTGTGGTTCTCGGCCGGGGCGCTCGTCGCCTCGCTCGCCGCGGCCCTGGGGCTGACCTTCCTGCTCCAGCTCGCGCTCTTCAGCGTCGTGGCCATCGGGTTGATCGCCGCCTCGCGCACCCTGTTCAAGAACCTTTTCATGCGGGATGCCTCGCATTTGAAGACGGGCATCGAGGCCATGGTGGGGCAAGAGGCCGTGGTGACGGAGGCCATCGACGCGCCTCACGGCGGCACGGTGCGCATCAACGGCGAGCTGTGGATGGCCCGCTCGCTGACGGGCGCCATCCTCGCCGGCGAGCTCGTCACGGTGGAGCAGGTCGAAGGACTCAAGCTTTGGGTGCGCCGCCCCTCGGCGACGATGTCATCGGTTCCCCCCGGGGGACAGAACCAGGAGAAGCGCTGA